The following are encoded together in the Drosophila biarmipes strain raj3 chromosome 3L, RU_DBia_V1.1, whole genome shotgun sequence genome:
- the LOC108027022 gene encoding translation initiation factor IF-2-like, translating into MQSPTFIGPKQKDNTTMSTRVARSDARKAGVSAEPGGAAEDGRNATARDGGGPGMAGPFATGRGGEAAVVGGTGMPTHPEVCRRTVAASPPGWLPEVPLTPRYEGSPTRPPSSKGEALPPRSPPPPQPDTPPSPARRGGESPRWKPARPPTPRFERPPAVGSHPRPDTPQYQPGGPVGHHVRKDIPAAHVTHSMRSFVAEGMRWRQQTVVWTWPEGPAEKATVEEPRIWKETGPRVSPMDPRTRGRPDTEYAAIDSRYWANDTGNDAKRGGSGGASGEGAVEMAGTDGRWKFETTTFGARGARIGGAGRPAMAGSPGAGVARRNRGGTGGTRGSQPGRQAQRADQEWRTHVSREAGARGH; encoded by the coding sequence ATGCAGTCTCCAACATTCATAGGGCCCAAACAGAAGGATAACACCACCATGAGCACCCGAGTAGCAAGGAGCGACGCAAGGAAAGCTGGAGTTTCGGCTGAACCTGGTGGCGCGGCGGAAGATGGAAGAAACGCAACTGCGAGAGATGGAGGAGGACCCGGAATGGCAGGCCCGTTTGCGACGGGCCGAGGAGGAGAAGCAGCAGTTGTGGGAGGAACCGGCATGCCCACCCACCCCGAGGTTTGTCGCCGAACTGTGGCTGCCTCTCCGCCGGGTTGGCTGCCGGAGGTGCCGCTTACGCCGCGGTACGAGGGGTCGCCGACGCGACCACCCTCATCGAAAGGCGAGGCGCTCCCTCCTCggtcgccaccaccgccgcaaccgGATACGCCACCTTCACCGGCAAGGCGCGGCGGGGAATCTCCCCGGTGGAAACCCGCGCGACCACCCACGCCGAGGTTCGAACGGCCGCCGGCGGTAGGGTCGCACCCGCGGCCGGACACGCCGCAATACCAACCCGGAGGCCCGGTGGGACACCACGTCCGAAAGGACATCCCGGCGGCGCACGTGACCCATAGCATGCGGTCGTTCGTTGCCGAAGGCATGAGGTGGCGGCAACAGACTGTCGTCTGGACATGGCCGGAGGGCCCAGCGGAGAAGGCGACGGTGGAGGAGCCCCGGATTTGGAAGGAGACGGGACCTCGGGTGAGCCCGATGGATCCCAGGACCCGTGGACGGCCGGACACCGAGTACGCGGCCATCGACTCCAGGTACTGGGCCAACGACACCGGCAACGACGCGAAACGAGGCGGAAGCGGCGGAGCCTCAGGAGAGGGGGCCGTGGAAATGGCCGGAACCGACGGGAGGTGGAAGTTTGAAACGACAACATTCGGCGCCCGGGGAGCCCGCATCGGCGGCGCCGGAAGGCCAGCGATGGCTGGAAGTCCCGGAGCAGGAGTGGCCCGCAGGAATCGCGGAGGAACCGGCGGTACGCGAGGCTcgcaacctgggcggcaggcgcAGCGTGCGGATCAGGAGTGGCGGACGCACGTATCGCGTGAGGCTGGGGCTCGCGGGCATTAG